One window of Alkaliphilus metalliredigens QYMF genomic DNA carries:
- a CDS encoding sensor histidine kinase, with the protein MNGIRLIFTLILSATMLCALLLITYAYKRRKMPAAKYFIMLLISAIVYSAAYIGEINADDFSTAMFWFNLQHIPIPIQHYLWMLMSLEYSGVSKKHFQLAKYTGLYHPILYILIFFTNHLHHLYISAYSFESNGYFSIIFSTKGPMFFLMVASGTFLGIISIFFYLRGLLRTSGFHRQGYLIMIIASLFPWVTVYLNAMNKSFLGIDYFPVVSVLSGILYIFGIFYFRVFNTIPMATEIVFKQSKEGIILIDLTDHIIEANDALLKIYPDLKEVPHKYTFTSFLEAHPELMEISEDNPIPQFTLLQKGDERSYSAIITKIVVEDSLEIGKILTINDITLFVENQKTLEYIASSAMDKAETNEISFLQAQINPHFLNNTLSVIGAMIKRDPEGARELIGNLGEYLRNSCYFDHTSPMVLLEEELEAVNTYVAIEKTRFGNRLNFHIVCSHLPKFHIPRLILQPLVENAIRHSILRKADGGNVWLTITRRANKIFFEVKDDGVGIAEEKLLRLTAKEDQGIGITNIHKRLIKYYKKGLKIESRKGEGTSVKFSIPFHTENPPTDLSESCQRALL; encoded by the coding sequence ATGAACGGGATTAGATTAATATTTACCTTAATACTATCAGCCACCATGCTTTGTGCACTGCTGCTGATCACCTACGCTTATAAAAGAAGAAAAATGCCAGCAGCAAAATATTTTATTATGCTACTTATTTCAGCAATTGTATATAGTGCAGCATATATCGGAGAAATCAATGCCGATGACTTTTCCACTGCGATGTTTTGGTTTAACCTTCAGCATATTCCCATACCGATTCAGCATTATCTATGGATGCTGATGAGCTTGGAATACTCTGGAGTCTCTAAAAAACATTTTCAGCTAGCCAAATACACAGGACTCTATCACCCCATCCTATATATCCTGATATTTTTTACAAATCATCTTCATCATCTATACATTTCTGCCTATAGCTTTGAAAGCAATGGCTATTTTTCTATCATTTTTTCAACAAAAGGACCCATGTTTTTCTTGATGGTTGCTTCTGGTACATTTTTAGGTATCATATCCATATTTTTCTATCTAAGGGGTTTACTAAGAACCTCAGGCTTTCATAGACAGGGCTACTTGATTATGATCATAGCCTCCCTGTTTCCATGGGTAACAGTTTATCTAAATGCTATGAACAAAAGCTTTCTTGGCATAGATTATTTCCCCGTTGTATCTGTCCTATCTGGCATACTTTACATATTCGGCATTTTCTATTTTAGAGTTTTCAATACCATCCCCATGGCAACAGAAATCGTATTTAAGCAATCAAAGGAAGGGATTATTTTGATTGACTTGACAGACCATATCATTGAGGCAAATGATGCTCTTCTAAAGATCTATCCCGATCTAAAGGAGGTGCCCCACAAGTATACCTTTACCTCTTTTTTAGAAGCTCATCCTGAATTAATGGAAATATCAGAAGATAATCCCATCCCTCAATTTACATTGCTACAGAAGGGGGATGAGAGATCTTATTCAGCCATCATCACGAAAATCGTAGTGGAGGATAGTCTAGAGATTGGCAAAATACTTACCATCAATGATATTACCCTGTTTGTAGAAAATCAAAAAACCTTGGAATACATTGCATCCTCAGCCATGGATAAAGCAGAAACCAATGAAATCTCCTTTTTACAGGCTCAAATCAATCCTCATTTTTTAAACAATACCCTAAGTGTGATTGGTGCTATGATTAAGAGGGACCCTGAAGGTGCTAGAGAGCTTATTGGTAATCTAGGGGAATACCTTAGAAATAGCTGTTACTTTGACCATACCTCCCCCATGGTTCTGTTAGAAGAAGAGCTTGAAGCAGTAAACACCTATGTAGCTATTGAAAAAACAAGATTTGGAAATAGACTGAATTTCCATATTGTATGTAGTCATCTCCCCAAATTTCATATCCCAAGACTGATTCTGCAGCCGCTAGTAGAAAACGCCATCCGCCATAGTATATTAAGAAAAGCTGATGGAGGTAATGTCTGGCTAACCATTACCCGTAGAGCCAACAAGATATTTTTTGAGGTAAAGGATGACGGTGTGGGGATCGCAGAAGAAAAACTTCTAAGATTAACTGCAAAAGAAGATCAAGGAATAGGCATAACAAACA
- a CDS encoding MATE family efflux transporter: protein METKIDEKDKQKQMILSENLWKVMYRISWPAVIAMVLYGLNSVFDAIFVGRFVGETALAGVSIAYPLSQITLGLGSLIGVGAGSALSIAIGAKNQEMQKRILGNVNYLTIVITSIYVILALLLTTPLVKVMGGTGDILSIGTTYFQITVFGSLFWIYGLAGNMIVRAEGKMKSAAVIMGLGLVVNIIANYILIVVMDMGAAGAAWGTNLGMFVYTIVGLLYFGKGKASFEAAPFKFFRDKKIIKDIFSMGVPSLIMTVMSLVQAVVVFNALSRYGTTYDLALYGAIYRIFTLLLTPIFGLMRALQPVIGINYGAKNNLRVISSFKIFAIASTLIMLPFWIVIMVIPETVLGLIFASRIFDSSSLFYFRTAMALLPILPVIFMMMTFYPAINKGKPAAIIGIARQLIFYLPVMLILPKIYGIQWVYYGAFLIDVVITIWVFILIRKEFNILRSNQERI, encoded by the coding sequence TTGGAAACAAAAATAGATGAAAAAGACAAACAAAAACAAATGATTCTTTCGGAGAATTTGTGGAAAGTAATGTATAGAATTTCATGGCCTGCTGTAATCGCCATGGTATTATATGGCCTAAATTCAGTATTTGATGCAATCTTTGTAGGAAGATTTGTTGGAGAAACAGCATTAGCAGGGGTTTCCATAGCCTATCCATTATCTCAGATAACCCTTGGATTAGGTTCGCTAATCGGTGTTGGAGCAGGATCTGCCCTTAGTATTGCTATAGGGGCAAAAAATCAAGAGATGCAGAAAAGGATATTAGGAAATGTAAATTATCTAACTATTGTCATAACAAGTATCTATGTAATCCTTGCATTGCTATTGACAACACCATTGGTTAAAGTGATGGGTGGCACAGGTGACATATTGAGTATAGGTACAACGTATTTTCAAATAACAGTATTTGGTTCATTATTCTGGATTTATGGTTTAGCAGGAAATATGATCGTACGTGCTGAGGGAAAGATGAAATCTGCTGCAGTCATTATGGGTCTTGGACTTGTAGTGAATATTATAGCTAACTATATTTTGATTGTAGTAATGGATATGGGGGCTGCGGGAGCAGCATGGGGAACAAATCTTGGTATGTTTGTCTATACAATTGTAGGTCTTCTATACTTTGGAAAAGGAAAAGCATCTTTTGAAGCAGCTCCATTTAAGTTCTTTAGAGATAAAAAAATTATAAAGGATATCTTTTCAATGGGGGTGCCATCATTGATTATGACTGTCATGAGTCTTGTACAGGCGGTGGTCGTTTTTAATGCTTTATCTAGATATGGAACCACCTATGATCTAGCACTCTATGGTGCCATATATAGAATCTTTACTTTATTGTTAACGCCTATATTTGGATTGATGAGGGCATTACAACCTGTTATAGGCATTAATTATGGTGCCAAAAATAACCTTCGTGTAATCAGTAGCTTTAAGATATTTGCAATAGCTAGTACTTTGATAATGCTACCCTTTTGGATAGTTATAATGGTTATACCTGAAACTGTATTGGGTTTAATATTTGCAAGTAGAATATTTGATAGTAGCAGCTTATTTTACTTTAGAACCGCCATGGCACTATTACCTATTTTGCCTGTTATATTTATGATGATGACATTCTATCCAGCCATCAATAAAGGAAAACCGGCAGCGATCATAGGAATTGCTCGACAACTCATTTTTTATTTACCTGTGATGTTGATACTTCCAAAGATATATGGTATCCAATGGGTGTATTATGGAGCTTTCTTAATTGATGTTGTTATAACGATTTGGGTTTTTATATTGATTAGAAAAGAGTTCAATATTTTAAGATCAAATCAAGAAAGAATTTAA
- a CDS encoding ABC transporter ATP-binding protein, with protein sequence MLNLRERLMLTHKGHSDLKKAIIACTITNLSLMLPFGITIQIFVELLKPFMGETISWTKMWIFFGLGIIAAVLVFLASKNDYKKTYIASYMESEANRTRIAEHIRKLPMSFFNAKDVSELTTNIMGDCSTSEHVLSHIIPQLLANAISITVICLGLAAFDWRLALTVFSTVPIALLIIVLSKKIQNRLSEKHVEAKLKASDQVQEYLEGIKVIKSCGLDGSKFSALDNALRYMKQMAIKLEFGTGVFVAGAQIVVQAGVGLTVFAGTYLLTGGKIELIPLLMFFLIVVRIYGPILTELTLLPELFYMQTSTRRMRRLISTPIMEGDTEKEIKNYNIEFENVSFSYTGNLAPEETVIKDVSISIPANGITALVGPSGSGKSTLSKLIARFWDVNKGVVKIGGIDIKILDPEYLMDYMSFVFQDVVLFNDTIYNNIRIGNMDATEEQIMEAAKAACCHEFVNNLPDGYHTKLGENGSTISGGERQRISIARALLKNAPIVLLDEATASLDPENEVLIQQAISKLIEGKTVIVIAHRLRTVVSADKIIILDKGRVLEEGTHDELLREKGLYERLYSIQNENLGWSI encoded by the coding sequence ATGCTTAATTTAAGAGAAAGGCTCATGTTGACCCATAAAGGGCACTCAGATTTGAAGAAAGCGATTATAGCTTGCACCATTACCAACTTGAGTTTGATGTTACCCTTTGGTATTACAATTCAAATATTTGTTGAACTGTTGAAGCCCTTCATGGGGGAGACAATCTCCTGGACAAAGATGTGGATTTTTTTCGGACTTGGTATTATAGCAGCAGTTCTTGTATTTCTGGCCAGTAAAAATGATTACAAAAAAACCTATATAGCCTCCTATATGGAATCGGAAGCAAATAGAACCCGTATTGCAGAGCATATAAGAAAGCTTCCTATGAGTTTTTTTAATGCCAAGGATGTATCAGAACTGACTACCAACATAATGGGAGATTGTTCAACAAGCGAGCATGTGCTAAGTCATATTATCCCACAGCTTTTGGCTAATGCTATTTCTATTACTGTGATTTGCCTTGGTCTTGCAGCTTTTGATTGGAGATTGGCACTGACGGTTTTTAGTACAGTACCCATTGCATTATTAATTATCGTCTTAAGCAAAAAAATCCAAAACAGATTAAGTGAAAAGCATGTGGAAGCCAAGCTAAAGGCCTCTGATCAGGTGCAGGAATATTTAGAGGGCATCAAAGTCATTAAATCTTGTGGATTAGATGGTTCTAAATTTTCTGCCTTAGACAATGCGCTTCGGTATATGAAGCAAATGGCCATAAAATTGGAGTTTGGGACCGGGGTTTTTGTTGCAGGAGCCCAGATCGTGGTACAGGCGGGAGTGGGGCTTACGGTTTTTGCAGGAACATATCTATTGACAGGAGGAAAAATTGAATTAATTCCATTACTGATGTTTTTTCTAATCGTCGTAAGAATATATGGGCCCATACTGACAGAGCTTACGCTTCTTCCGGAACTGTTCTATATGCAGACTTCCACAAGGCGCATGAGAAGGCTTATTTCAACACCTATAATGGAGGGAGATACAGAAAAGGAAATAAAGAACTACAATATAGAATTTGAAAATGTATCCTTCAGTTATACGGGAAATCTTGCCCCGGAGGAAACGGTAATTAAAGATGTAAGTATATCCATTCCTGCCAATGGTATTACTGCATTGGTGGGACCATCGGGAAGTGGAAAGAGCACCCTATCAAAGTTGATTGCAAGATTTTGGGATGTAAATAAGGGCGTAGTAAAAATAGGGGGTATTGACATCAAAATATTGGATCCAGAGTATTTGATGGATTATATGTCCTTTGTATTTCAGGATGTGGTATTGTTTAACGATACCATTTATAACAATATTCGCATCGGTAATATGGATGCCACTGAGGAACAGATTATGGAAGCTGCTAAGGCGGCTTGCTGCCATGAATTTGTCAACAATCTGCCAGACGGATATCACACTAAGCTTGGAGAAAATGGGAGTACCATTTCCGGAGGTGAGAGGCAGCGGATTTCTATTGCCCGTGCATTGCTTAAAAATGCCCCCATTGTTTTACTTGATGAAGCAACGGCTTCATTGGATCCAGAAAATGAGGTATTGATTCAGCAGGCTATTTCAAAGCTCATAGAAGGAAAAACAGTAATTGTAATCGCCCATCGTTTAAGAACCGTAGTAAGCGCTGATAAAATTATTATTCTAGACAAAGGTAGGGTTCTAGAGGAAGGAACTCATGATGAGTTGCTAAGGGAGAAAGGATTGTATGAGAGACTTTACAGTATTCAGAATGAAAATTTGGGATGGAGCATTTAA
- a CDS encoding ABC transporter ATP-binding protein has protein sequence MENENLKITNRESGVARLMELAATKKTLVICSGILAALASIASFVPYIAIYYIIGEIIGVYPHIASLDVQRTLGFGWIALGGILGNVLLYFTALMCSHLAAFSTLYELKIGFAAHISRLPLGFHLNFGSGKLRKVIDENIEKIEGFIAHQLPDIVASIVAPIVMVVILLVVDWRFGLAALVGIAIAFIVQVKAYGNEGSKAMMDKYQSTLEEMNNASVEYIRGISVVKAFRQTVYSFRRLHETIKAYTGFVIPFTLSWENYMSAFTMIINNIYLLLIPVGILIGMNTNDYKTYAMTFIFYILFVPSISSIMMKIMYVSSAGMKISSGIERMDDILHKRTLPETVNPKTCEGRNIEFDNVSFSYDEDKDISALKEVSFRAEQGEVTAIVGPSGSGKSTIAHLIPRFFDVTEGSIQIGDVDIRDMQLDYLMEQVSFVFQDVFLFKQSVMDNIRIGDQRVTDEQVIAAAKAAQCHEFVEKLPNGYHTVVGTKGVHLSGGERQRIAIARAIVKDAPIIVLDEATAFADPQNEQLIQKAFEKLIQNKTVIIIAHRLSTIRSANKIIVMDKGQPVECGTHDQLIQQKGKYSIMWKMYTRALDWKLDTGKEMEKNA, from the coding sequence ATGGAGAATGAAAACTTGAAAATCACAAATCGAGAATCTGGAGTGGCAAGGCTAATGGAACTTGCCGCTACAAAAAAGACTTTGGTAATATGCTCTGGGATTTTAGCAGCACTGGCATCCATCGCTTCCTTTGTGCCCTATATCGCAATTTACTATATTATAGGTGAAATCATTGGGGTTTATCCACATATTGCAAGTCTTGATGTGCAAAGAACTTTGGGCTTTGGATGGATTGCTCTCGGCGGAATACTTGGAAATGTTCTACTTTATTTCACAGCCCTAATGTGTTCTCATTTGGCGGCTTTTAGTACTTTGTATGAGTTAAAGATAGGATTTGCTGCTCATATTTCTAGATTGCCCCTTGGATTTCATCTAAACTTTGGAAGTGGTAAGCTTCGGAAAGTTATAGATGAAAATATAGAAAAAATAGAAGGGTTTATTGCACATCAACTTCCAGATATAGTGGCATCAATAGTGGCCCCCATAGTCATGGTTGTCATTTTATTAGTGGTTGACTGGCGCTTCGGTTTGGCAGCCTTGGTGGGTATTGCCATAGCCTTTATTGTGCAGGTTAAGGCATATGGAAATGAGGGTTCCAAGGCGATGATGGACAAATATCAGTCTACATTGGAAGAAATGAATAATGCATCGGTGGAATATATTCGGGGCATTTCTGTTGTTAAAGCCTTTAGACAGACGGTATATTCCTTTAGAAGATTACATGAGACAATTAAAGCATACACTGGATTTGTCATTCCATTTACATTAAGTTGGGAAAATTACATGTCGGCTTTTACAATGATTATCAACAATATTTATCTTCTTTTAATTCCAGTGGGAATATTGATTGGTATGAATACGAACGACTATAAAACCTACGCCATGACCTTTATTTTTTATATTTTGTTTGTGCCATCCATTTCTTCAATCATGATGAAAATTATGTACGTGTCTAGTGCTGGAATGAAAATTTCAAGCGGTATAGAGCGTATGGATGATATTTTACACAAGAGAACACTGCCGGAGACAGTTAATCCTAAAACCTGTGAAGGTCGCAATATTGAGTTTGATAACGTATCCTTTTCCTATGATGAAGATAAAGACATATCTGCTTTGAAGGAAGTGTCCTTTCGGGCAGAGCAAGGAGAGGTTACTGCCATAGTAGGTCCATCTGGTAGTGGCAAAAGCACCATCGCTCATCTAATCCCGAGATTTTTTGATGTGACTGAGGGAAGCATTCAAATCGGTGATGTGGATATTCGAGATATGCAGTTAGATTACTTGATGGAACAGGTGAGTTTTGTATTTCAAGATGTATTTTTATTCAAGCAGAGTGTTATGGATAATATTAGAATTGGAGATCAAAGGGTTACAGATGAACAGGTTATTGCTGCTGCAAAAGCTGCACAGTGCCATGAGTTTGTGGAGAAGCTGCCAAATGGTTATCACACAGTAGTGGGCACGAAGGGAGTGCATCTCTCAGGAGGTGAACGCCAGCGCATTGCAATCGCCAGAGCTATTGTAAAGGATGCCCCTATTATCGTCCTTGATGAGGCTACTGCCTTTGCAGATCCCCAAAATGAACAATTAATACAAAAGGCATTTGAAAAATTGATACAGAACAAAACAGTTATCATTATTGCCCACCGACTGTCTACCATACGAAGTGCAAATAAAATTATTGTTATGGATAAAGGACAGCCGGTTGAATGTGGTACACATGACCAACTGATTCAGCAAAAGGGAAAATATAGCATAATGTGGAAAATGTATACAAGAGCCCTTGATTGGAAATTGGACACCGGAAAGGAGATGGAGAAAAATGCTTAA
- a CDS encoding helix-turn-helix transcriptional regulator gives MIDNQIQNNEIFNPEDQNCPVCAAYNSIYRKDSFEAEMKLPEKMGKGFCQRIIVKPSMEISISDMTFHESLTMGGGHDKGLYYFAFCLGEALQWRAEGDKKEYEIDCGESCIFNVNQEKSICTYKPEQRFWGISIGLDVALVTNMMHHIGKQNAATLLSHGDSYFYKRKFSSTIKVILNDMIHCGYKGYVKKIYLEGKVLELIAVFMDEIIFENGRLHSSISLSASDINALHKARRILDENIVTPPTIGKLARLICLNEYKLKTGFKEFFGMPIHAYVIDKRLEMARFLMENKKLRVTETAILIGYSDASHFAEKFRRKYGVNPSEFIKNS, from the coding sequence ATGATAGATAATCAAATTCAAAATAATGAGATTTTTAATCCTGAAGATCAAAACTGCCCTGTATGTGCCGCCTATAATAGCATTTATAGGAAGGATTCCTTTGAAGCAGAGATGAAACTACCTGAAAAAATGGGAAAGGGCTTTTGTCAAAGAATCATTGTCAAGCCCTCAATGGAAATATCAATATCTGATATGACTTTTCATGAAAGTTTGACCATGGGGGGAGGGCATGACAAGGGTCTGTATTATTTTGCTTTTTGTTTGGGGGAAGCTCTCCAGTGGAGAGCGGAGGGGGACAAAAAAGAATATGAGATAGATTGTGGAGAAAGCTGTATATTCAATGTAAATCAAGAAAAATCTATATGTACCTATAAACCAGAACAACGATTTTGGGGAATTAGTATAGGGTTAGATGTTGCGTTAGTAACAAACATGATGCATCATATAGGAAAACAGAATGCGGCTACCTTACTATCCCATGGAGATAGTTATTTCTATAAAAGGAAATTTTCATCAACTATTAAGGTGATTTTAAATGATATGATACATTGTGGCTACAAAGGTTATGTAAAAAAAATATATCTTGAAGGAAAAGTATTGGAATTGATTGCTGTTTTTATGGATGAAATCATTTTTGAAAATGGTAGATTACATTCCTCCATTAGTCTTTCTGCCTCGGATATAAATGCTCTCCATAAAGCTAGGAGAATTCTTGATGAAAATATTGTAACACCACCTACCATAGGGAAACTTGCAAGATTGATATGCCTTAATGAATACAAGCTTAAAACAGGCTTTAAGGAGTTCTTTGGAATGCCTATTCATGCTTATGTTATTGATAAGAGGTTGGAGATGGCAAGATTTTTAATGGAGAATAAAAAGCTAAGAGTTACAGAAACAGCAATATTGATAGGATACAGTGATGCCAGCCACTTTGCAGAAAAATTTAGAAGAAAATATGGGGTTAATCCATCGGAATTCATAAAAAATTCATAA
- a CDS encoding zf-HC2 domain-containing protein, with the protein MKNSSEIIKDLLPLDHDGVCSNEMKISCEIIKDLLPLYHDGVCSDESKAMVEEHLTCCDNCKAELQAMDNELPINYAERNLKEAEAVQELSIRWKKGMFKSLLKGVFFTILAVIIIFLVLYVFMGFKVLP; encoded by the coding sequence ATGAAAAATTCTAGTGAAATCATAAAAGATTTGCTACCACTGGATCATGATGGTGTTTGTAGCAATGAAATGAAAATTTCTTGTGAAATCATAAAAGATCTGCTGCCACTGTATCATGACGGTGTTTGTAGCGATGAAAGTAAAGCAATGGTTGAGGAACACCTTACTTGTTGTGATAACTGTAAAGCTGAATTACAAGCTATGGATAATGAATTACCTATTAACTATGCAGAACGGAACTTGAAAGAAGCTGAAGCGGTACAAGAATTATCAATCAGATGGAAAAAAGGAATGTTTAAATCTTTACTAAAAGGAGTTTTCTTCACAATATTAGCTGTCATAATCATTTTTCTTGTGCTTTATGTCTTTATGGGTTTCAAGGTTTTACCTTAG
- a CDS encoding RNA polymerase sigma factor: protein MTDFGEIYVEYFSDVYKYVLSMSRDETIAEEVTQETFFKAMQNINQFNGSCKLYVWLCQIAKNTYFTLYKKQKRTVLGMDTEFLDRTSNVELETDYLDKEAARRLHVLLHNLNEPYKEVFTLRVFGELSFSQIGELYEKTDSWARLIFYRAKKQLQEEMK from the coding sequence GTGACAGATTTCGGTGAAATATATGTGGAATACTTTTCTGATGTTTATAAATATGTGTTATCCATGAGTAGGGATGAAACCATTGCGGAAGAAGTTACGCAGGAAACCTTTTTTAAGGCAATGCAAAACATAAATCAATTCAACGGAAGCTGCAAACTATATGTATGGCTCTGTCAAATTGCAAAAAACACTTATTTTACACTTTACAAGAAACAGAAACGTACGGTTTTGGGCATGGATACAGAGTTTTTAGATAGGACATCAAATGTAGAATTAGAAACAGACTATCTCGATAAAGAGGCTGCACGGAGATTGCACGTTTTACTCCATAATCTAAATGAGCCATATAAAGAAGTTTTTACTTTACGTGTGTTTGGAGAGCTGTCATTTTCGCAAATTGGGGAGTTGTACGAGAAAACTGACAGTTGGGCAAGGTTGATTTTTTACAGAGCAAAAAAACAATTACAGGAGGAAATGAAATGA
- a CDS encoding radical SAM family protein — protein sequence MINYKEYKTILSKKNNMNIYRGCTHGCIYCDSRSEIYGMTYTFENIEVKTNAMELLEKALSKKRDKCMITTGMTKKCKSY from the coding sequence ATGATAAATTATAAAGAATACAAAACAATTCTGTCAAAAAAGAATAACATGAATATATATCGTGGATGTACCCATGGTTGCATATATTGTGATTCAAGAAGTGAGATATATGGGATGACCTATACTTTTGAAAATATAGAAGTTAAAACAAATGCCATGGAATTATTGGAAAAGGCATTATCCAAAAAGCGTGATAAGTGTATGATTACCACTGGTATGACAAAAAAATGTAAATCATATTAA
- a CDS encoding GNAT family N-acetyltransferase: protein MCNNYINLEMNNIAEEHLCCAISDKKHQHGVDVKRAWLAERILEGHVFRKLDDKGKVFIEYAPLETAWVPVNGENYIYIYCFWVSGSFKSKGHGKKLLEYCIEDAKSHGKSGICVISSKKKTPFLTDKKYMLNHGFEVVDTIADYELLALSFDGAEPTFADSARKQEIDTKELTIYYSKQCPYIPNCIEQVEKFCQANNIPLNLIEVNSLEKAKSVPCVFNNYAVFNKGRFKTVHLLNEGHLKKKILV, encoded by the coding sequence ATGTGTAATAATTATATTAACTTGGAAATGAATAACATTGCTGAAGAGCATTTGTGCTGTGCCATTTCTGATAAGAAGCACCAGCATGGGGTTGATGTGAAGCGAGCCTGGTTAGCTGAAAGAATATTAGAAGGTCATGTTTTTAGAAAACTTGACGATAAAGGAAAGGTTTTTATAGAATACGCTCCATTGGAAACGGCTTGGGTTCCTGTTAATGGCGAGAACTATATTTATATATATTGTTTTTGGGTTTCAGGTAGTTTCAAAAGCAAGGGACATGGAAAAAAATTATTAGAATATTGCATTGAAGATGCGAAGAGTCATGGAAAATCAGGCATTTGTGTTATCAGTTCAAAGAAAAAAACACCATTCCTTACAGACAAAAAATATATGCTAAACCATGGATTTGAAGTAGTAGATACAATTGCCGATTATGAACTATTGGCGTTATCATTTGATGGCGCAGAACCTACTTTCGCTGATAGTGCACGAAAGCAAGAAATCGATACGAAAGAACTTACAATTTATTACTCAAAGCAGTGTCCATATATTCCTAACTGTATAGAGCAGGTTGAAAAATTTTGCCAAGCTAATAATATTCCGTTAAACCTGATTGAAGTAAATTCTTTAGAAAAAGCTAAATCTGTCCCCTGTGTATTTAATAATTATGCAGTATTTAATAAAGGAAGGTTTAAAACTGTACATTTACTGAATGAAGGGCATTTGAAAAAGAAGATTTTGGTGTAA
- a CDS encoding zinc ribbon domain-containing protein, which translates to MEEKYCQSCAMPMGDTDEMYGSNLDGTKNEDYCKYCYMEGTFTSDISMEKMIEVCVPHMVSANSAMNEDEARKMMKEFFPTLKRWKIG; encoded by the coding sequence ATGGAAGAAAAGTATTGTCAATCTTGTGCGATGCCAATGGGAGATACGGATGAAATGTATGGATCAAATTTAGATGGAACCAAGAATGAAGACTATTGTAAGTATTGTTACATGGAGGGGACATTTACATCAGACATTTCTATGGAAAAAATGATTGAAGTTTGTGTTCCACACATGGTTTCTGCAAATTCTGCCATGAATGAGGACGAAGCCAGAAAAATGATGAAAGAGTTCTTCCCTACATTAAAACGCTGGAAGATAGGATAA